The Papaver somniferum cultivar HN1 chromosome 3, ASM357369v1, whole genome shotgun sequence genome includes a region encoding these proteins:
- the LOC113359543 gene encoding uncharacterized protein K02A2.6-like: MEDDAAAFVQSCHKCQIHGNLVDAPSTHLHSISSQWPFYSWGLDIIWKINPPSLKQYEYIITATEYFSKWVEAIPLRGTTGATIAAFIKEYIICRFGVPKHIITDNGTPFANKQVRELLEGYGIKQVFSIIYYPQGNEQAESTNKTLIRILSRTIHDNPREWHEQLPMALWAYRTAPRSSIGVSPYSLVYSVDAILPAKIKIPSDRIATVSGIHWNEAEAFNSRIVELDTLDSRRSKAEERTQVYRNRISRAYDKTVKPHVFKVGDLVLKTDKHIQQDMLTVPDITRSLRWMEASKK; encoded by the exons atggaggatgatgcggcTGCATTCGTTCAaagctgccacaaatgtcaaattcatgggaaccttgttgACGCACCTTCTACTCAtttacactcgataagcagtCAATGGCcattttatagctggggacttgacattatTTGGAAGATCAATCCGCCGTCATTGAAGCAGTacgagtatatcataaccgcaacAGAATATTTCTCCAAATGGGTTGAGGCTATTCCTCTACGAGGGACTACAGGAGCAACGATTGCGGCTTTCATTAAAGAATACATCATTTGTCGTTTTGGTGTGCCTAAACATATTATCACTGATAACGGCACCCCCTTCGCCAACAAACAGGTACGAGAGCTGCTGGAAGGATATGGAATTAAACAGGTCTTCTCCATCATTTACTATCCTCAAGGAAACGAACAGGctgaaagcaccaacaaaacattaattcggattctcagtcgaacaataCATGACAACCCCAGAGAGTGGCACGAACAACTACCAATGGCGCTATGGGCGTATCGGACGGCACCTAGGAGTTCCATTGGGGTTTCTCCATATTCACTTGTTTACAGTGTGGACGCGATCCTCCCAGCAAAAATCAAGATCCCATCAGACAGGATTGCAACAGTAAGTGGGATCCACTGGAACGAGGCTGAAGCATTTAACTCAAGAATCGTTGAGTTAGACACTCTGGATTCCAGAAGAAGCAAGGCAGAAGAACGTACTCAGGTGTACAGAAATAGGATCTCCAGGGCGTATGACAAGACTGTGAAGCCACATGTTTTTAAAGTAGGAGATTTAGTCTTGAAGACGGACAAGcacattcagcaagacat GCTTACAGTACCGGATATTACAAGATCATTAAGGTGGATGGAGGCAAGTAAGAAGtag